From the Leptolyngbya sp. O-77 genome, one window contains:
- a CDS encoding peptidoglycan-binding domain-containing protein has product MTLDQQRAIASKPLAAAIVSANPTCLYPWDTGHAVAEVQELLCAHGYRVKVDGDFGWLTEEAVRAFQRRQNLRVDGIVDPTTLATLKATLQPGCRTLRPGHSGADVYVLQKVLNRLGNALTVDGVFGEKTAEAAIAFQAQNSLTPNGTVCPRTWTALHKALNPDPQTAQPEQPRVKMHRLRRLVPAFGRV; this is encoded by the coding sequence ATGACCCTAGATCAACAGCGGGCGATCGCCAGCAAGCCACTTGCAGCGGCAATCGTTTCTGCCAACCCAACCTGTTTGTACCCCTGGGATACGGGACACGCCGTTGCCGAAGTGCAGGAATTGCTTTGCGCTCATGGCTATCGGGTCAAGGTGGATGGAGATTTTGGCTGGCTGACGGAAGAAGCAGTTCGCGCCTTCCAGCGGCGGCAAAATCTGCGGGTAGACGGGATTGTTGATCCCACCACCCTCGCCACCCTCAAGGCCACCCTCCAGCCCGGCTGTCGCACCCTGCGTCCTGGTCATTCTGGAGCCGATGTCTACGTATTGCAGAAAGTCCTGAATCGATTGGGCAACGCCTTGACCGTGGATGGCGTGTTTGGCGAAAAAACGGCTGAGGCGGCGATCGCCTTTCAAGCCCAAAACAGCCTCACCCCCAACGGCACTGTCTGTCCCCGCACCTGGACGGCGCTCCACAAAGCGCTCAATCCTGACCCCCAAACGGCTCAACCTGAGCAACCCAGGGTGAAAATGCATCGTCTGCGCCGTCTGGTGCCCGCTTTTGGGCGAGTTTAG
- a CDS encoding carbonic anhydrase, with product MKKLIKGLREFKKSFYCTHLDLYEELAQGQHPRALIVCCSDSRVGPELLTNAQPGEIFVIRNAGNIIPPYGATNGGEGASIEYAVEALGIRNIVICGHSHCGAMKGLLKLNTLEEKMPLVYNWLKHAEATRLLIKENYTHLEGEELLNATIAENVLTQIENLKTYPSIHSKLYDGTLKIYAWIYDMDRGEVWAYDAEKHAYIPPHAQLPEDDLDPDLLTDAPVACDMPVSSAVSAPDSKSSSATTSNTWYVNSTSKGSSGSGGAAAANGNGASNGNSASKGVTSAPPTASESASPGASRRAHWFPRTRLSPEQQDRIYRGSSSR from the coding sequence ATGAAAAAACTAATCAAGGGTCTGCGTGAGTTCAAAAAGAGCTTCTACTGTACTCACCTTGACCTCTACGAAGAACTAGCACAGGGGCAGCATCCGAGAGCGCTTATCGTCTGCTGCTCAGACTCGCGAGTCGGGCCAGAACTATTGACCAATGCACAGCCTGGTGAAATCTTTGTAATTCGCAATGCAGGCAACATTATTCCGCCCTACGGTGCCACCAACGGCGGCGAGGGCGCCTCGATTGAGTATGCGGTCGAAGCGTTGGGCATTCGCAACATTGTGATTTGCGGGCACTCCCACTGCGGCGCGATGAAAGGGCTACTCAAGCTGAACACGCTAGAAGAAAAAATGCCGCTGGTTTATAACTGGCTAAAACACGCTGAGGCAACCCGTCTGCTGATCAAGGAAAACTATACCCACCTGGAGGGTGAGGAACTGCTGAACGCCACGATTGCAGAAAATGTCCTGACGCAGATCGAAAATCTGAAAACCTATCCGTCGATTCACTCCAAGCTATACGACGGCACCCTCAAGATTTATGCCTGGATTTACGACATGGATCGCGGTGAGGTCTGGGCCTACGATGCCGAAAAGCACGCCTATATTCCGCCCCATGCCCAGCTTCCGGAGGACGATCTAGATCCTGATTTGCTGACGGATGCACCAGTCGCCTGCGATATGCCAGTGAGTTCGGCAGTGAGCGCCCCCGACAGCAAAAGCAGCAGCGCAACGACCAGCAACACCTGGTATGTTAACAGCACAAGTAAAGGTTCTAGCGGCAGCGGTGGTGCTGCGGCGGCAAATGGCAATGGCGCATCGAACGGCAATAGCGCATCTAAGGGCGTAACGTCTGCTCCACCGACTGCGTCAGAATCTGCGAGCCCAGGCGCGTCTCGCAGGGCGCACTGGTTTCCTCGCACGCGCCTGTCGCCAGAACAGCAGGATCGCATTTATCGAGGCTCTAGCTCACGTTAA
- a CDS encoding bluetail domain-containing putative surface protein — translation MANLAPVLAASGTLTLGAIASDISPAANLGISLSELVGSQITDTNGDPTGIAITGADNTNGTWQYSLDGGTTWLDFGSVSESSSLILGAYTLYSGLLGTKPTDQPWLAFGNLGTITESLIAEGVNLNTLGDSALPGGIRNLTYAGYGNKNTSGNLVNPGFPTLDAEKGFTVAFSINLVSEARSNENRAGFSILVTTQTNTKAIELGFQQINSSTGKIFAQGDGITPNPGGEPNNLFVAAESVSFNTNQVADYRLTILGNNYTLFADGNQILSGPLRNYTAFEGVTPPGGTEPIDPYEEPNVIFLGDNTTSARALVNFYQLALQTQTRVRFQPNAGFSGTSNFTFRAWDTTDGKSNGDRTNTSTNGGSTPFSAAFETATITIQAGGTGGGTGGGTGGGTGGGTGGAGGGTGGGTGGGTGGGTGGGTGGGTGGGTGGGTGGTPLQIEFIGTENDDTLTGNAANNRIWGLAGNDLLMGGDGDDTLVGGLGQDTYDGGPGADVHVFAGATLRAALQTSPVRRPDRILNFGQTDVIQFDFDNNLATPDLPRKLFNAGRIRARTLLDATRLAFADKNQKQRGNQALRALEATFFIYRGTAYLTLNDQKAGFSPRNDFLVAMPGNAV, via the coding sequence ATGGCAAATCTTGCACCTGTGCTGGCTGCGTCAGGAACGCTCACCTTGGGAGCGATCGCCTCTGATATTTCCCCAGCCGCCAACCTCGGCATCAGCCTGTCGGAGCTCGTCGGCAGCCAAATCACCGATACCAACGGCGACCCCACGGGCATCGCCATCACGGGCGCAGACAATACCAACGGCACCTGGCAATATTCCCTCGACGGCGGCACCACCTGGCTTGATTTCGGCTCTGTCTCCGAGAGTTCTTCCCTCATTCTGGGAGCCTACACTCTCTACAGCGGACTATTGGGCACCAAACCCACCGACCAGCCCTGGCTGGCCTTTGGCAATTTGGGGACAATCACCGAATCACTGATCGCTGAAGGCGTGAATCTGAATACGCTAGGTGACTCTGCGCTTCCTGGAGGCATCCGAAACTTGACCTATGCCGGATACGGCAACAAAAACACCAGCGGCAATCTGGTCAACCCCGGTTTTCCAACACTAGATGCTGAGAAGGGTTTTACGGTTGCCTTTAGCATTAACTTAGTCTCGGAGGCTCGCAGCAACGAAAACCGGGCCGGCTTCAGCATCCTCGTGACAACCCAGACCAACACCAAGGCGATTGAACTGGGCTTTCAGCAGATTAATAGCTCAACAGGTAAGATCTTTGCCCAGGGTGACGGTATCACGCCCAATCCCGGCGGAGAGCCGAACAACCTGTTTGTAGCGGCAGAGTCCGTCAGTTTTAACACCAATCAGGTTGCCGACTACCGACTGACAATTCTGGGCAATAACTACACGCTGTTTGCCGACGGGAATCAAATTCTGTCTGGGCCACTGCGAAACTATACGGCGTTTGAAGGAGTTACACCACCGGGCGGTACGGAACCGATCGATCCCTACGAAGAACCCAATGTCATTTTCCTGGGCGACAATACGACTTCCGCGCGGGCCTTGGTAAATTTCTATCAACTGGCGCTGCAAACCCAGACGCGGGTGCGGTTTCAGCCGAACGCAGGGTTTAGCGGCACGTCAAATTTCACCTTTCGGGCGTGGGACACGACAGATGGCAAGTCGAATGGCGATCGCACGAATACCAGTACAAACGGCGGCTCTACTCCCTTCAGCGCAGCCTTTGAAACCGCGACTATCACGATTCAAGCGGGTGGCACAGGTGGCGGTACGGGCGGCGGTACGGGCGGCGGTACAGGTGGTGGAACAGGCGGCGCAGGTGGTGGTACAGGTGGTGGTACAGGTGGTGGTACAGGTGGTGGAACGGGTGGTGGAACGGGTGGTGGAACGGGTGGTGGAACGGGTGGCGGCACAGGCGGCACACCCCTGCAAATCGAATTTATCGGCACAGAAAACGACGATACCCTGACAGGCAACGCCGCGAATAACCGAATTTGGGGATTGGCAGGCAACGACCTGCTGATGGGCGGCGACGGCGACGATACGCTGGTTGGCGGGCTGGGGCAAGATACCTACGACGGCGGGCCTGGGGCCGATGTGCATGTATTTGCAGGCGCAACGCTCAGAGCAGCCCTGCAAACCTCTCCAGTTCGCAGACCCGATCGCATTTTGAACTTTGGGCAGACCGATGTCATTCAGTTTGATTTTGACAATAATCTTGCCACTCCCGATCTGCCCAGGAAGCTCTTCAACGCAGGCAGAATTCGCGCCAGAACGCTGCTGGATGCCACCCGGCTCGCCTTTGCCGACAAAAACCAGAAGCAGCGAGGCAATCAAGCGCTGAGGGCGCTGGAGGCGACGTTCTTTATCTATCGAGGTACAGCGTATCTGACCTTGAATGACCAAAAGGCAGGCTTCAGTCCCCGCAATGATTTTCTGGTGGCGATGCCCGGGAATGCAGTTTGA
- a CDS encoding sensor histidine kinase encodes MDVVKQYGDLPLVECCPAQINQVFMNLLSNSIDALLEVPEDRPKQITICTRQVDENQVCISIADNGPGIPKNIQNKLFDPFFTTKPVGKGTGLGLSICYDIVKKHQGKICVQSDRPQGAEFQVFLPIRLSCAVDKAAVRK; translated from the coding sequence GTGGATGTTGTTAAACAATACGGTGACTTACCGCTAGTTGAGTGTTGTCCGGCACAGATTAATCAGGTTTTCATGAATTTATTGAGCAATAGTATTGATGCGCTTCTCGAAGTACCTGAGGATCGTCCAAAGCAAATAACTATCTGCACTCGGCAAGTGGATGAGAACCAAGTCTGCATCTCTATTGCTGATAATGGCCCCGGTATTCCCAAAAATATACAGAATAAGCTGTTTGATCCGTTTTTCACAACTAAGCCAGTTGGAAAAGGAACGGGTCTGGGGCTGTCAATCTGTTATGACATCGTGAAAAAACATCAGGGCAAAATCTGCGTTCAGAGCGATCGCCCACAGGGAGCAGAATTTCAGGTTTTCTTGCCGATTCGGCTGAGCTGTGCCGTTGATAAGGCCGCGGTGAGGAAGTAA
- a CDS encoding ABC transporter ATP-binding protein/permease, producing MTADTPNPSLNRLNRFDWRLWNRFVAIAQPYWFPTGRGGWQFFVLLGLLIVFLFALLATVVGLITLAIERGFPEFMAETAGGMVSLANTLFSPPMVFVLTAGLIVPWLAFFLARDKVLPRWQQWTFLAALLLLLLCVSGMNVVISFVGNFFTTALAEKDAPTFWRFFMVYAGVFAIATPFVVFYRYVQDLLGLRWREWMTNNFLNKYLTNRAYYDINSDETIDNPDQRISQDINSFTTYSLNFLLIFLGSIIDVISFTGILLSKSVGLTIFLVIYAIAGTIVVALLGRRLILLNFNQLKKEADFRYGLVHVRDNAESIAFYQGEAQEAGQLRRRFVDALQNFNFLIGWQRTMGFFRTPYRYLTFILPSVILAPMLFQDQIRFGDITQANFAFAQIFDAFALVVTQINQLSEFAAGVNRLETFTEVLEDKVDKTPEPGTTVIDTVEDSQISLEHITLVTPKNQRLLVRDLSVKLEPGQGLVIVGHSGAGKSSILRAIAGLWNQGTGRIVRPNLDEMLFLPQRPYMVLGTLRDQLLYPHPDALIDEGQLRYALEQVNLSDLPERVGGFDVELDWANVLSLGEQQRLAFARLLLTRPRYAILDEATSALDLANERRLYDQLRQKDTTYISVGHRPSLLKYHDYVLELTGDTTWRLTPTAEYQPDDYVFA from the coding sequence ATGACCGCTGACACCCCGAATCCATCCCTGAATCGTCTCAATCGTTTTGACTGGCGGCTGTGGAATCGCTTCGTGGCGATCGCCCAACCCTATTGGTTTCCCACCGGGCGCGGCGGCTGGCAGTTCTTTGTGCTGCTTGGGCTACTGATCGTGTTTCTGTTTGCGCTATTGGCGACGGTGGTGGGCCTGATCACACTTGCGATCGAACGGGGCTTTCCCGAATTCATGGCAGAAACCGCAGGCGGCATGGTGTCCCTGGCAAACACGCTGTTCAGCCCGCCAATGGTGTTTGTGCTAACGGCGGGGCTGATTGTGCCGTGGCTCGCTTTCTTTTTGGCGCGAGACAAGGTGCTGCCCCGCTGGCAACAGTGGACGTTTTTGGCGGCGCTGCTGCTGCTGCTGCTGTGTGTGAGCGGCATGAATGTGGTGATTAGCTTCGTGGGCAATTTCTTTACCACGGCGCTGGCTGAAAAAGACGCGCCCACGTTCTGGCGATTTTTCATGGTGTATGCAGGCGTGTTTGCGATCGCCACTCCCTTTGTCGTGTTTTACCGATATGTGCAAGACCTGCTGGGGCTGCGCTGGCGCGAATGGATGACTAACAATTTTCTCAATAAGTACCTTACTAATCGCGCCTACTACGACATCAACTCCGACGAAACAATTGACAATCCCGACCAGCGCATCTCGCAGGATATCAACTCCTTTACGACCTACAGCCTCAACTTTTTGCTCATCTTTCTAGGATCCATTATTGATGTCATCTCTTTTACAGGCATCCTGCTGTCGAAGTCTGTCGGGCTGACCATTTTCCTGGTTATCTATGCCATTGCTGGGACGATCGTGGTAGCGCTGCTAGGGCGACGACTCATCTTGCTCAACTTCAACCAGCTCAAAAAAGAAGCCGATTTTCGCTACGGACTGGTGCATGTGCGCGACAACGCCGAGTCAATCGCCTTTTATCAGGGCGAAGCACAGGAAGCGGGGCAACTGCGTCGGAGATTTGTAGATGCGCTGCAAAACTTCAACTTTCTGATCGGCTGGCAGCGGACGATGGGGTTTTTCCGCACACCCTATCGTTATCTTACCTTTATTCTACCGTCTGTGATTTTGGCCCCCATGCTGTTTCAAGATCAAATCCGATTTGGGGACATCACCCAGGCCAATTTTGCGTTTGCTCAAATCTTCGATGCGTTCGCGCTAGTGGTCACGCAGATTAACCAACTGAGCGAATTTGCCGCCGGGGTGAACCGTCTGGAAACCTTTACAGAGGTGCTGGAAGACAAGGTAGACAAAACACCCGAACCGGGAACCACCGTCATCGACACCGTAGAAGATTCGCAAATTTCGCTAGAGCACATCACGCTGGTGACCCCCAAAAATCAGCGCCTCCTGGTGCGCGATTTGTCCGTCAAACTGGAGCCGGGCCAGGGGCTAGTGATCGTGGGCCACAGCGGCGCGGGCAAGAGTTCGATTTTGCGGGCGATCGCCGGATTGTGGAATCAGGGCACCGGTCGCATCGTCCGCCCCAACCTGGACGAGATGCTGTTTTTGCCCCAGCGGCCCTACATGGTGCTGGGCACGCTGCGCGACCAGTTGCTCTATCCTCATCCTGACGCACTCATTGACGAGGGGCAGTTGCGCTATGCCCTAGAACAGGTGAATCTGTCGGATTTGCCGGAGCGGGTCGGCGGTTTTGATGTAGAGCTAGATTGGGCCAACGTGCTGTCTTTGGGCGAACAGCAGCGCCTCGCCTTTGCCCGCTTGCTGCTGACCCGGCCGCGCTACGCCATTCTAGACGAAGCCACCAGCGCTCTGGATTTGGCAAACGAGCGCCGCCTCTACGACCAACTCCGCCAAAAAGACACGACCTACATCAGCGTTGGCCATCGCCCCAGCCTGCTGAAATATCACGACTACGTGCTGGAACTCACAGGCGACACCACCTGGCGGCTCACCCCCACGGCTGAATATCAGCCCGATGACTATGTTTTCGCCTAA
- a CDS encoding bifunctional folylpolyglutamate synthase/dihydrofolate synthase codes for MAFDADLALPSDLPLDPVDALLNRFTHFGVELGLERITRLLAALGNPQRQVPVLHVAGSNGKGSVCAYLSAVLMQAGYRVGRYTSPHLEHWCERIWLNGEDISANALHSLLEEVVAAIDPNHPSPTQFEVVTAAAWLYFARQQVDVAVMEVGLGGRLDATNVCDRPLVSLITSLSREHWQRLGPTLADITREKAGILKAHCPAAIAPQPPEAAAVLQARLQALQCPAIWVQPAVDLGNGWAEWQWDGGLGNEVGNEVGNEIGNEVENAPRPKAVISYPLPLPGAHQLTNSAVALAALQLLRLQGWVISDADIVAGMARAQWRGRMQWMDWQGHRLLIDGAHNPAGAIALRQYVDQQIEQQIELGDIASERWRDIAPQRWRDRLSPPITWVIGMIGTKDHADVFRALLRPGDRLHLVPVPEHSPVDLETLAALATEAQPQLARSQQHSDVWLALEAAFSAPEASVPIATQSANGAPSVVLCGSLYLIGHFLKRCRLTSTKNLA; via the coding sequence ATGGCTTTTGACGCTGACCTTGCGCTTCCCAGCGATCTACCCCTCGACCCAGTAGATGCGCTGCTGAATCGGTTTACTCATTTTGGCGTAGAGCTGGGTCTGGAGCGAATTACGCGGCTGCTAGCGGCTCTGGGAAATCCGCAGCGGCAAGTGCCCGTGCTGCACGTTGCGGGCAGTAACGGTAAAGGGTCGGTGTGCGCTTATTTGTCTGCGGTGCTGATGCAGGCGGGCTATCGAGTGGGACGCTATACGTCTCCGCATTTGGAACACTGGTGCGAACGGATCTGGCTCAACGGCGAGGATATCTCGGCGAACGCGCTGCACTCGCTTCTGGAAGAGGTTGTGGCCGCGATTGATCCTAATCACCCGTCGCCTACCCAGTTTGAAGTTGTCACTGCGGCGGCATGGCTGTACTTTGCGCGACAGCAGGTCGATGTAGCAGTGATGGAAGTGGGGCTGGGCGGGCGGCTGGATGCGACCAATGTGTGCGATCGCCCCTTGGTCAGCCTGATTACTTCCCTCAGCCGCGAACACTGGCAGCGCCTCGGCCCCACCCTGGCCGACATCACCCGCGAAAAAGCCGGAATCCTGAAAGCCCACTGTCCAGCGGCGATCGCCCCCCAGCCGCCAGAAGCCGCCGCCGTGCTGCAAGCCCGCCTGCAAGCGCTCCAGTGTCCTGCGATTTGGGTGCAGCCTGCGGTCGATCTGGGCAACGGCTGGGCCGAGTGGCAGTGGGATGGCGGATTAGGCAATGAGGTAGGCAATGAGGTAGGCAACGAGATAGGTAACGAGGTAGAAAACGCCCCACGCCCCAAAGCCGTCATCTCCTACCCGCTCCCCCTCCCCGGCGCACACCAGCTCACCAACTCCGCCGTTGCCCTAGCTGCCTTGCAGCTGCTGCGGCTCCAGGGGTGGGTCATTTCGGATGCAGACATCGTGGCAGGCATGGCCAGGGCGCAGTGGCGCGGACGGATGCAGTGGATGGACTGGCAAGGGCATCGGCTGCTGATCGACGGGGCGCACAATCCGGCTGGGGCGATCGCCCTTCGGCAGTATGTCGATCAGCAGATCGAGCAGCAAATCGAGCTGGGCGATATTGCGTCAGAACGCTGGCGCGATATTGCTCCACAACGCTGGCGCGACCGCCTCTCGCCTCCCATCACCTGGGTCATCGGCATGATCGGCACGAAGGATCACGCGGACGTATTTCGGGCGCTGCTGCGGCCGGGCGATCGCCTCCATCTTGTGCCTGTTCCAGAGCATTCTCCCGTTGACCTGGAAACGCTGGCCGCGCTGGCCACCGAGGCACAGCCGCAACTGGCGCGATCGCAGCAGCATTCAGACGTATGGTTGGCACTGGAGGCGGCCTTCAGTGCCCCTGAAGCGTCTGTCCCGATTGCTACACAATCGGCTAATGGCGCACCCTCCGTTGTGTTGTGTGGATCGCTGTATCTAATCGGGCATTTTCTGAAGCGCTGTCGGCTGACAAGCACCAAGAATCTTGCGTAA
- a CDS encoding DUF4912 domain-containing protein, whose translation MSRIKHRGTSAATLVFLLSAAIAPPIAGTVAWKTMGIAPALAQSGTTGFALPASVPSGTRININGSPSLSAINQVLKQQFESRYAGTQVNLSADGAEDALQAVDAGRVDLAAIARPLTDAETARGLVAVPAGRRKIAFIVGSNNPFNGSLSDEAVSQIYWGDVTDWSAFGGAPGAIRPIDRPEGNDLRQAIATYDKYRSRPFGSGGNVVRLNQDTTDELVRQLGNDGIGYAIADEVLGRSDVRAVPMDDVLPSDPRYPFSLPVFYVYKGPQPNEAAQAFLGFATDANVQAAVSPGASGAPVAPPPVAVAPASPVAPDASPVAPDASPVAPDASPAEPAATPAPGEPVPGETPAGAVSPAPESPVETADEPAEGGSFPWFLLLAVPVLGGLLWWLFRKPEDEALLDLPGTSRLVLTPRSCRDVYAYWELSEADRALLTEQGGRNLQLRLYDVTGKDASRADERNMQQFDCDENTQDFHIPVAEAAGDYVAEIGYLSEREEWLPLARSAAVHVPACVPGETEGGWAESGTESGTESGIATGTVPPVGVPAPTAPPIGAIAPSRIILVPRDESDAYVYWEVSEQRKAAARQNGGEVMALHLYDVTERETGGVLRPVRQFQCNEAIPDCHIPIPQPHRDYLVELGYVTRDRRWIKLAQSEPVRVPPASDVVTAEQVLAAEPDPLSNLNLSDLDLDDLDLDL comes from the coding sequence ATGAGTAGGATTAAACATCGGGGAACCTCCGCCGCGACGCTGGTGTTTCTGCTGTCGGCAGCGATCGCACCGCCCATCGCGGGGACTGTTGCCTGGAAAACAATGGGCATAGCGCCGGCCCTAGCTCAAAGCGGCACAACCGGATTTGCGCTGCCTGCCAGCGTTCCCAGCGGCACTCGCATTAATATCAACGGTTCTCCCAGCCTCAGCGCAATTAATCAGGTACTCAAACAGCAGTTTGAATCGCGCTATGCCGGGACGCAGGTCAATCTTTCTGCCGACGGGGCCGAGGATGCGTTGCAAGCGGTGGATGCGGGCCGGGTAGACCTAGCGGCGATCGCCCGGCCGCTGACGGATGCCGAAACAGCGCGAGGGCTAGTGGCGGTGCCTGCGGGACGGCGCAAAATTGCCTTTATCGTCGGCAGCAATAACCCATTCAACGGCAGCCTCAGTGATGAAGCCGTCTCCCAAATTTACTGGGGCGATGTGACGGATTGGTCTGCCTTTGGCGGTGCGCCAGGAGCCATTCGCCCCATCGACCGCCCCGAAGGCAATGACCTGCGGCAGGCGATCGCCACCTATGACAAATATCGCAGTCGTCCTTTTGGTAGTGGCGGCAACGTGGTGCGGCTGAATCAAGACACCACCGATGAACTGGTGCGGCAGTTGGGCAACGATGGCATTGGCTATGCGATCGCCGATGAAGTGCTGGGCCGCTCAGACGTTCGCGCTGTACCGATGGACGACGTGCTGCCATCCGACCCCCGCTATCCCTTCTCGCTGCCGGTGTTTTATGTCTATAAAGGGCCCCAGCCCAACGAGGCGGCCCAGGCGTTCCTAGGCTTCGCGACCGATGCCAATGTGCAGGCTGCGGTCAGCCCTGGTGCCAGCGGCGCACCTGTTGCCCCGCCCCCGGTCGCCGTCGCGCCGGCCTCGCCCGTCGCGCCGGATGCCTCGCCCGTCGCGCCGGATGCCTCGCCCGTCGCGCCGGATGCCTCGCCTGCGGAGCCTGCCGCAACGCCCGCACCGGGCGAACCCGTGCCAGGAGAAACGCCTGCGGGAGCCGTTTCCCCTGCGCCAGAGTCTCCCGTTGAGACTGCCGATGAGCCTGCGGAAGGCGGCAGTTTCCCCTGGTTCCTGCTGCTGGCTGTGCCAGTGCTGGGTGGGCTACTATGGTGGCTATTCCGCAAGCCCGAAGACGAAGCCTTGCTGGATTTACCAGGCACTAGTCGGCTGGTGTTGACTCCCCGTTCTTGCCGCGATGTCTATGCCTATTGGGAACTGTCGGAGGCGGATCGAGCCTTGCTGACGGAGCAAGGCGGGCGCAATCTCCAGTTGCGGCTGTATGACGTGACGGGAAAGGACGCAAGCCGCGCCGATGAGCGCAATATGCAGCAGTTTGACTGCGATGAAAATACGCAGGATTTCCACATCCCCGTTGCCGAAGCAGCCGGAGATTACGTTGCAGAAATTGGCTATCTTTCGGAGCGAGAAGAGTGGCTGCCGCTGGCGCGTTCGGCGGCGGTGCATGTGCCTGCCTGCGTGCCGGGTGAAACCGAGGGCGGTTGGGCAGAGTCGGGCACTGAGTCGGGTACTGAGTCGGGGATTGCGACGGGTACAGTGCCTCCCGTTGGCGTGCCAGCCCCGACTGCGCCGCCGATTGGGGCGATCGCCCCCAGCCGCATCATCCTGGTGCCCCGCGATGAGAGCGATGCCTACGTGTATTGGGAAGTGTCGGAACAGCGGAAGGCAGCGGCGCGGCAAAACGGCGGCGAGGTGATGGCGCTGCATCTCTACGACGTGACTGAGCGCGAAACGGGCGGTGTGTTGCGCCCTGTGCGCCAGTTCCAGTGCAACGAGGCCATACCCGATTGCCACATCCCAATTCCGCAGCCCCACCGAGATTATCTGGTGGAACTGGGTTACGTGACGCGCGATCGCCGCTGGATCAAGCTAGCCCAGTCTGAACCTGTCCGAGTTCCCCCAGCGTCGGACGTAGTCACGGCGGAACAGGTGCTTGCGGCGGAACCTGACCCGCTCAGCAACTTAAACCTGAGCGACCTGGATCTAGACGACCTGGATCTAGATCTGTAG